Proteins encoded in a region of the Cytobacillus sp. IB215665 genome:
- a CDS encoding DUF3885 domain-containing protein — protein MTLNDFMQETFPNLQLRPPLFYSWDIGIRFELGVDWKRGYNYPNNPYVLGCYQRAITLFEALHSSTDDIFVVMDVNDFNKGKNIKRELTNFSPYVKKSLLYTLKHQIIPYIFPEDDEKGTYRTHRFTLKCKPTEFKYKRLLMALCNHDLGIKPNIYHRVYFININKKTIYHVYDDRGCDLLATSPETIRGMYKRYNNWILDYDKPEINKLFN, from the coding sequence ATGACATTAAACGATTTTATGCAGGAAACATTCCCTAATTTACAGCTAAGACCACCTTTGTTTTATAGTTGGGATATTGGTATACGGTTTGAACTTGGGGTAGACTGGAAAAGGGGATATAATTATCCAAATAATCCATATGTATTGGGGTGCTATCAAAGGGCAATTACATTATTTGAAGCACTACATTCTTCTACGGACGATATATTTGTAGTGATGGATGTAAATGATTTTAATAAAGGTAAAAACATTAAACGGGAATTAACAAACTTTTCACCCTATGTTAAGAAGTCGTTACTGTATACGTTAAAGCACCAAATAATACCCTATATTTTCCCTGAAGATGATGAAAAAGGAACATATAGAACACATAGATTTACTCTAAAGTGTAAGCCTACAGAATTTAAATACAAACGTTTGTTAATGGCATTATGCAATCATGATTTAGGAATTAAACCAAATATTTATCATAGGGTTTATTTCATAAATATTAACAAGAAAACGATCTATCACGTTTACGATGACAGAGGTTGTGATTTATTGGCAACTTCACCTGAAACAATAAGAGGTATGTATAAAAGGTATAATAATTGGATTTTGGATTATGACAAACCTGAAATTAACAAGCTTTTTAATTGA
- a CDS encoding 1,4-dihydroxy-2-naphthoate polyprenyltransferase, with the protein MESQINMKQKSILPKQNKGWKVWWNLTRPHTLTAAFVPVFIGTALALEQTQINMPLFLVMLIACILIQAATNMINEYFDFKRGLDTEESVGIGGAIVRDGVKPKTVLIAAFLLFAIAAFLGIYICLNSSWWLALIGTICMLAGYYYTGGPIPIAYTPFGEIVAGTFMGLIIILLSYFIQTDTISTASILVSIPVSILVGAILLANNIRDLDGDKENGRNTLAIILGRPNAIKLLAGMFIISYGWVVILVLANISSPWVLLVLISIPSAIKATKGFVGKNIPIQMMPAMKATAKTNTHFGFLLSLGLLLSYWF; encoded by the coding sequence ATGGAGTCACAAATAAATATGAAACAAAAGTCCATATTGCCGAAACAAAATAAAGGATGGAAGGTGTGGTGGAATTTAACGAGGCCACATACTCTTACTGCTGCCTTCGTCCCTGTATTTATCGGCACAGCACTTGCTTTAGAGCAAACTCAGATAAATATGCCGCTATTTCTAGTCATGTTAATTGCTTGTATACTCATTCAAGCAGCAACAAATATGATTAATGAATATTTCGATTTCAAACGGGGGTTGGACACTGAAGAGTCAGTAGGAATTGGCGGAGCAATAGTTAGAGATGGAGTAAAGCCAAAGACTGTCCTAATAGCCGCTTTTCTTTTATTTGCTATCGCAGCATTTTTAGGTATATATATATGCTTGAATAGTAGCTGGTGGTTAGCACTTATTGGGACAATTTGTATGCTTGCTGGATATTATTATACAGGAGGCCCTATCCCAATTGCGTACACACCCTTTGGAGAAATAGTTGCTGGCACATTTATGGGGCTAATTATCATTTTACTTTCCTATTTTATTCAAACTGATACGATTTCAACAGCAAGTATACTTGTATCTATACCCGTCTCAATATTAGTTGGAGCTATTTTGCTGGCAAATAATATTCGTGACTTAGATGGTGATAAAGAAAATGGACGAAATACATTAGCTATTATTCTAGGTAGACCCAATGCAATAAAATTATTAGCTGGTATGTTTATCATCTCTTATGGCTGGGTTGTTATCTTAGTGTTAGCTAATATTTCTTCTCCATGGGTTTTGTTAGTATTGATAAGTATTCCGAGTGCAATTAAAGCTACAAAGGGCTTCGTTGGAAAAAACATTCCAATACAAATGATGCCCGCTATGAAGGCTACAGCCAAAACAAATACTCATTTTGGTTTTTTACTCTCACTTGGTTTACTATTAAGTTACTGGTTTTAA
- a CDS encoding isochorismate synthase — MVAVQQTAAYEQLLQGISRSKKHTKPILTSIVKKTSYKDPLLFYEAAKYSYVGERFFWTDPSDEIILVGLGTVFSIEAQERRFEIVEEEWERILTNCVKEEQTSPFGTGPILLGGFSFDPLKQSTSLWGKYPPAKFILPEFMLTINKGDAWITSNIICQHSSDPIEILKDLENKMEHILQSEWSWQPNEKKHSYRQTEIEPELWIDSVDSVTQDIKQGELDKVVLARETRLHFDGKVNLTSVLNNLRAEQPMSYIFAFESGEDCFIGASPERLIKKENSKVLSTCLAGSIKRGKTLDEDKLLGSSLLCDKKNLHEHELVVKMIKKAMLNFCSTIDAPSHPTLLKMRHIQHLYTPVICTVKDHVSFLSMVEKLHPTPALGGFPTDKAIKKIREVEQLDRGWYAAPIGWIDANNSGEFAVAIRSALFQGQEASLFAGCGIVADSDPQSEYEETKLKLKPILSAIGGMSNDENEQ; from the coding sequence GTGGTTGCAGTACAACAAACTGCTGCGTATGAACAACTATTACAAGGAATTAGTAGATCGAAAAAACATACAAAGCCTATACTAACAAGTATAGTAAAAAAAACTTCATATAAAGATCCCCTGTTATTTTATGAGGCTGCGAAATACTCCTATGTAGGAGAACGCTTTTTTTGGACAGACCCTAGTGATGAAATCATTTTAGTCGGGCTGGGTACCGTATTTTCTATAGAAGCCCAAGAGCGTAGATTTGAGATTGTTGAAGAAGAATGGGAACGCATTTTAACTAATTGTGTTAAGGAAGAACAAACTTCTCCGTTTGGGACTGGGCCTATTCTATTAGGTGGTTTTTCCTTTGACCCACTAAAGCAATCAACTTCGTTATGGGGTAAATATCCACCTGCGAAATTTATATTGCCAGAGTTCATGCTCACGATAAACAAAGGGGATGCCTGGATAACTTCTAATATCATTTGTCAACACTCATCTGATCCTATAGAAATATTGAAGGATTTAGAAAATAAAATGGAACATATCCTACAATCAGAATGGTCTTGGCAGCCTAATGAGAAAAAACATTCATATCGTCAAACTGAAATTGAACCTGAACTTTGGATAGATTCTGTTGACAGTGTGACACAAGATATTAAACAAGGTGAGCTAGATAAAGTGGTGTTAGCAAGGGAGACAAGACTTCATTTTGACGGTAAAGTAAACCTGACGTCTGTACTAAATAACCTTCGTGCTGAGCAGCCTATGAGTTATATATTTGCTTTCGAAAGTGGTGAAGATTGTTTTATTGGTGCGTCTCCCGAAAGGTTAATAAAAAAAGAAAATAGTAAGGTATTATCCACATGTTTAGCAGGTTCAATCAAAAGAGGGAAAACATTGGACGAGGATAAACTGCTGGGGAGTTCCTTATTATGTGATAAAAAGAATTTACATGAACATGAGCTTGTCGTCAAAATGATCAAAAAAGCAATGTTAAACTTCTGTAGTACAATAGATGCTCCTAGTCACCCAACATTGCTTAAAATGCGTCATATTCAGCATTTATATACACCTGTTATATGTACGGTAAAAGATCATGTCTCGTTTTTATCTATGGTGGAGAAGCTTCACCCAACCCCTGCGTTAGGCGGGTTTCCAACAGATAAAGCTATTAAGAAAATAAGAGAAGTTGAACAATTAGATAGAGGATGGTATGCAGCTCCTATCGGCTGGATTGACGCTAATAATAGTGGAGAATTTGCAGTAGCTATTCGATCAGCTCTTTTTCAGGGACAGGAAGCTTCGCTATTTGCTGGTTGTGGGATTGTAGCTGATTCGGATCCACAAAGTGAATATGAAGAAACTAAATTAAAACTGAAGCCTATCCTCTCAGCAATAGGGGGTATGAGTAATGATGAAAATGAACAATAA